TTCTAAGGATTTCTCTACATTTTTAACCACATCAAAAGCACGGTGAAAAGTACACGAAAGAGGATGCGCTAAATGAACTAATTCTTTATTCTGCTTTTTATTTAATTTTCCGTTATCCTTCAAAATTCCGAAAACAAAACCATCTACACCTAGTTTTTTAAACTGTTTAATATCTTGTTTCATTTCTGTCAGTTCTTCATCAGAATAAACAAAATCACCACCTCGGGGTCTAATAATTACGTGCATCTTAATATTTAGGTCTTCGCGGACTTTTAATACCAAAATAGAATTTGGTGTGGTTCCTCCAAGATTCATATTTTCACAGAGTTCAATTCTGTCTGCTCCATTTTCCTGAGCTATTATTGCCGATTCGTAATTAAAACAAGCTATTTCTAGTTGATTTTTTTTCATTGTGATTGAAATGTTTTTTATTCAAATAAGACCTAACAGGTTTTAAAAACCTGTTAGGTCTGAGTGCGCAATTTATAAAAAAACCCGCTCCAAAACGAAGCAGGTTTAAAATATAATGTAAGATGATTATTTTACCATTTAATAATAGCACTTGCCCAGGTAAATCCGCTACCAAAGGCTGCTAAAACTACAGTATCTCCTGATTTGATTTTTCCTTGTTCCCAAGCTTCAGTCAAAGCAATCGGAATAGAGGCTGCAGTTGTATTTCCATATTTTTGAATATTATTGTGAACTTGATCATCTGTCAATTTAAATTTGTTCTGAATGAACTGAGAAATTCTCAAATTGGCTTGATGTGGAATCAGCATATCGATATCTGAAACCTGAAGACCATTTGCTTCTAATCCTTCGTTGATTACTTCTGCAAAACGAACTACAGCATTTTTAAATACAAACTGACCGTTCATATATGGATAATAACTTTCATCATTTGGATCATTGTCTGCAATAATATCAGTTACCCAGCGTGCTCCCATTCCTGGTGCCTGTAACGCTAATTCTTCTGCATGCTCTCCTTCAGAGTGTAAATGAGTAGAAAGAATTCCTTTGCTTAGATCTTCTTCTCTGCTTAAAACTGCTGCTCCTGCTCCATCTCCAAAAATTACTGAAACACCTCGACCACGAGTTGTCATGTCTAATCCTGTTGAATGAACCTCAGAACCAATTACCAAAATGTTCTTATACATTCCAGTTTTGATATATTGATCTGCAACAGAAAGTGCATAAACAAATCCTGAACATTGGTTTCTAACATCTAAAGCCCCAACAGTTCTTAACCCCAAATCTCTCTGTACCAAAACACCTGGTCCTGGAAAATAGTAATCTGGACTTAACGTAGCAAAAACTACAAAGTCAATATCTTCTTTGGCAACGCCAGAACGTTCGATTGCAATTTTAGCTGCTTTCACTCCCATTGAAGTTGTGGTGTCTTCTCCACGAATAATATGTCTACGCTCTTGAATTCCAGTTCTTTCCTGAATCCATTCGTCATTGGTATCCATTATCTTAGACAAATCATCATTAGTCACCACATTAGAAGGAACATAATATCCTAAACCAGCTATTTTTGAATGATACATACTCTATTATTATTTATTAAAAATTTGGATTGCAAATTTACGCATACTTTAAAATATACGTACACAAAATACTATTTTTTTCGTAATTAGCAATTTAATATCATTTAATTATATGGCATTTTAACTGTTTTTATATTTTGAAAAAACAGCATTTTGTGTTATTCTTTGAAAAAAATTAAAAATAAGCACTAAAATGTAACAAGACAAATGTATTTTAGACAAACATTTCTAAACACCATTTTTTTAAACCACAAAACTTAAATTATGAAATTAAAGATTACCTTGTTCTTGCTTTTCAGTTTTGGCTCTTATTCTTTTGCTCAAGAGAACCTAACCTACCAAAAACCTCCAAAATCTATTCTAGATTTAGCCGATTATCAAAGAGCTCCTTCAGTGTCTATGGATACCAAAAAAGAAAACATGCTCTTAATGTATCGAAATACATACAAAACACTGGACGATTTAAACCAAGACGAAGTTCGTTTAGCTGGTTTAAGGATTAACCCTGTTACCAATATATCTAGTACCGTAACTTATATCAATAATCTTAAACTGCGAAAAATAAGCGGTAAAGACGAAGTTCAGGTTATTGGTTTACCCGAAAATCCAAAAATCGCTAATATAATATGGTCTCCAAATGACAAAAAAATTCTGTTTTCTCATACTACAAACACAGGTGTAGAACTTTGGGTTTTAGATGTTGCATCGGCACAGGCCAAAAAACTTACCGAAGCTACTGTAAATGCTAATTTAGGAAATCCGTTCAGCTGGTTTTCTGACAATGAAACGATTCTGGTAAAAATGCTTCCTAAAAACAAACCTGCTCTTTTAGATTCTAAAAAAGATTTGCCAACCGGACCAATTGTTTCTAATACTTCTGGAGAAAAATCCCAAAACAGAACCTATCCGGATATGCTGAAAAACAAAAATGATGAAATCAATTTTGAAAACAGTATTACCTCCGAATTGTACAAAGTAAAACTAAATGGGGATGCCATTTTGTTTAAAGAAGCTGCCATGTTTGCTGGAGAGAGAATTTCACCAGACGGAAATTATATTATGCTGACTACAATTCACAAACCATTTTCATATGTAGTCCCTCTAAATAGATTTCCTTCTAAAACTGTAGTTTATGATATAAGAGGAAAAGAAATTAAAACAGTTAATGAAGTACCTCTAAACGAAATTATGCCTAAAGGCTTTATGGCTGTTCGAAAAGGAAAAAGAGAAATGAGCTGGAGAAATGACAAACCTGCAACTCTTTCTTATGTTGTAGCATTAGACGAAGGAGATCCGGCAAAAAAAGTCGATTTTAGAGATGAGGTTTTTCTGTGGGATGCACCATTTGAAAAAGAAGCTTCTTCATTGGTAAAAACACCGCAACGTTACGATGACATTAAATGGGGAAATGACAATATTGCAATCCTTACAGATCAATGGTATGACACTAGAAATACCAAATCTTATTTAATCAATCCATCCAATCCAAGTCAGCAACCAAAAGTAATTACGGATAGAAATTCACAAGACGTTTATTCAGATCCAGGCAATTTTGAAACTCGTAAAAACGAGTATAACAAATATGTTTTAGCTATTGAAAAAGACAATCTGTACAGAATTGGAGACGGCTATACAAAAAATGGCCAATTCCCTTTTATTGAGGAATTCAATGTTAAAACTTTGAAATCAAAACATATTTATACTTCATCTTATAAAGATAAAAAAGAAGATATTATAGAAATAGAAGATTTCAAATCGGGGAAAGTTTTGGTTCAGATCCAGTCAAAAACAGACTATCCAAATTATTACTTCAGAAATATTAAAAAACAAAACAGCTTAACAGCGATTACTGATTTTAAAAATCCTTTTGAAAGCATTAAAAATGTCAGCAAAGAAGTTATCAAATACAAACGTAAAGACGGATTAGAACTTTCCGGAACTTTATATCTTCCAGCTGGTTATGATAAAACGAAAAAAGAAAAACTCCCGCTATTAATCTGGGCTTATCCAGCGGAATATAAAGACAGAAATAGTGCTTCTCAGTCTACTCAAAACTCAAACGAATTTACATTTCCATACTATGGTTCATTTGTATATTGGGTTACCAAAGGATATGTTGTTTTAGATGATGCGGCTTTCCCAATTATTGGAGAAGGTAATACAGAACCAAACGACAACTTTATTTCGCAGTTAGTAGACAATGCTGCAGCAGCAATTGATGCTGTAGATGCTTTAGGCTATATTAACCGTAAAAAAGTGGCTGTCGGCGGGCATTCGTATGGTGCTTTTATGACAGCGAACTTATTAACACATTCTAACTTATTTGCCTGCGGAATTGCGAGAAGCGGTGCTTACAACAGAACATTAACTCCGTTTGGTTTTCAAACTGAACAGCGTAATTACTGGGAAGTTCCAGAAGTATACAACACCATGTCGCCTTTTATGAATGCTGATAAAATGAAAACTCCTATTTTATTAGTCCACGGTGAAGCCGATAACAATCCTGGAACTTTTACGCTGCAGACAGAACGTTATTTCCAAGCTTTAAAAGGTTTAGGAGCACCTGCAAGAATGGTTATTTTACCTAAAGAATCACATGGTTATGCCGCAAAAGAAAATATTTTACACCTTCTTTGGGAGCAAGACCAATTCTTAGATAAATATTTGAAAAACTAATTTCGTATCAAAAGCAAACCCGACAGGCTTTGGAAACCTGTCGGGTTATTATAACTTAATATTTTTCAACCCGATAGAGTAAAAACCTATCGGGTTATTTTTTATAAATAATTTAAAGCTAAAAATACTTCTTGTTCAACTGGTAAATCTATTTCGCTTTCAAAAAAGATTAACTGTCTTTTATAAACAGTTTCAATTAGATAATGACTTCCTCTAAAATAAGTCCTTCTAATTTTTACCATTAATTTAGACTCCGAAACCATTTTAAACTGGTGCGGATACACTAATGTTTTATGCGTTTCATCTTCATATGACAATAATAAATGAGTTGGAATTTCATTTACTTCCCCAAATAGCGAAGCCACATACTTTATTTTTGGATCCTCATAAATCTTAGAAGGATCATCTTTAACAAGCACTTCTCCATTTCGCATTACAATCGCTTGATCTGCAAAAGACAAAGCATCTGTACTGTCATGCGTTGCAATGATGCAGGTAATTCCTTTTTGCTTTAAATAACGGAACAAATTACGGCGAAGCGCATTTTTTCTAAAAGCATCAATCTGGCTGAATGGTTCATCCAGTAAAATTACTTCTGGTTCCAGAGCTAGAACTCTAACCAATGCCACACGTTGCTGTTGTCCACCACTTAAAAACTTAGTTTTCACGTTAGCAAACGAATCCATTTCTACCATTTCAAGCAATTCCTGAACACGCAGTTTTTTCATGTTGGCAAAACCATTCGAAAGAAACTTACCTACGTTTTCTGCCACAGTTTCATACGGAGACAAATCAAAATCCTGTGCCAGATATTTCATATAAGGCATTCCTGGAATCAAATTGAATTTTGGCCCCAAAATAGGTTTACCTTCGTAAGAGATATTCCCTTCATCTAAATCATACAAACCGTATATAAGTTTAAGCAACGTACTTTTTCCGCAGCCACTTTCACCAATAATAGCAATGTTCTGTCCTTTCTCAATAGAAAAAGAAATATTTTTTATGACGGGGCTGTCGGTATAAGTAAAAGATATATTTTGAATGTCAAGCATGAGTTGTAATATGAGAGGTCAAATTTACAATGTTTAATTTCTAAAGTCAAAAAAAAGCTGCTTCATTTAAGAAACAGCTTTTTTTATATTTTATTTTGTCTGAAATTATTTTCCAGCTTCTGCTTTTGCGTCATTTACCATTTTGTCGTTTGCAGTAATTGAGAATTCAACACGACGGTTTTGAGCTCTTCCTTCTGGAGTATCATTTGTTGCGATTGGATCTGCAATTCCTAAACCTGAAGTTTTGAAACGGCTAGATTTTAATCCTTTTGCCACTAAATAAGCTTGTACTGAAGCTGCCCTTTGTCCAGAAAGTGTTAAGTTATATTCTGGTTTTCCTGTGTTATCAGTGTAACCAAAAATCTGAATATCAGTATCTCCATATTCATTAAATACTGGAACCAATTTATCTAAATTAGCTTTTGCTGTAGAAGTCAAAGTCGATTTATTAGTATCAAATCGAACTGAATTTTCATTCAGAGTCAAGTGAATACCTTCTCCAACTCTTTCTACAGAAGCACCTGGTAAAGCCTGATCGATTTCACGAGCTTGTTTATCCATTTTGTTACCAATAAGCGCTCCAGTTCCACCACCAACGGCAGCACCAATTGCAGCACCCAAAGCCGCGTTTCCACCTTTACCTAAATTATTTCCTAAAACTGCACCAATTACACCTCCAGCCACAGCACCAATTCCGGCACCTTTTTGAGTATTATTGGCATTCTTTACTGAATCACAACTAGTAAAAAAACTAGTTAATACCAATAAACTACACAAACCTAAAACAGTTATCTTTCTCATCTTTTATCTCTTTAAAATATTAATTAGCTCTTTGAAATTGGTATACCACATCTTTTACCTGACCACCAACATTGATATTATCAATTAATTGGAATGAACTTTCAGTTACACCGGCAACTTTAAGCAAATAACCATCTCTTACTTTCTTGGCTTTTTCACCTGCATCAAGAATTTTAAGAATAAACATTCCTTGGTTATTGATACTCCATACAATTGGTGAAGAAAATCCAGTACAACTTGGCGATGTTAAAGCCATTGTCCCTTTATTGTTGTTTGAAATAAAACTCCAAGTACTTCCGATAAAACATTTTGAATCTGCAAGATCAAATGAATTTACTTTGATGTAGTCTGAACCTGGATAAGACACATTGGTAAGCACCCAATTTCCTTTTAACGCTACTTGAGTAGGTCTGTCTAATTTTTTTGAAAGTGTTGTGTCTGTTGAAGACGTTGACGAAGCTGACTTACACGCGAAAAACATCACGGCAATCAAGCATATAAAAATACCCTTCTTCATTTTATACAATTTTTTATAGATTAATATTTTGCTTTTTTAACAATTATTGTACCACAAATATACGATTCGTAGAGATATTTATCATTCCAGAATCTATTTATTTTCTTTCAAAATTAACACTTCCGACATTTTGTCACCCTAAAAACAATTGGTATTTTATTTGAAGAAATGAAAATCATCAAGTTAAATCAAAAAATAAATAAAAATATGACAACAGGTAAAATTAATGTTTCGGTAGAAAACATCTTTCCCTTAATCAAAAAGTTCTTATACAGTGACCACGAGATCTTTCTTAGAGAGTTAATTTCAAATGGAACTGATGCTACTTTAAAATTAAAACACCTTATCAGTATTGGTGAAGCTAAAGTTGAATACGGAAACCCAATTATTGAGGTTAAAGTTGACAAAGAAGGTAAAAAAATCCACATTATTGACCAAGGTTTGGGGATGACTGCTGATGAAGTTGAAAAGTACATCAACCAAGTGGCTTTTTCTGGGGCTGAAGAATTCCTAGACAAATACAAAGATTCTGCAAAAGATTCTGGAATTATTGGTCACTTTGGTCTTGGTTTCTATTCTGCTTTTATGGTGGCTGAAAAAGTAGAAATTATTACTAAATCATACAAAGACGAACCAGCTGCACATTGGACTTGCGACGGAAGTCCTGAATTTACTTTAGAGCCAGCTGACAAAACTTCACGTGGTACAGAAATCATTCTTCACATTGCAGAAGATTCTCTAGAATTTTTAGAAGATTCTAAAATCAGCGGATTATTGAATAAGTATAATAAATTTATGCCTATTCCAATTAAATTCGGAACAAGAACTGAAACACTTCCAAAACCAGAAGATGCTCCAGAAGATTATGTTAATGAAACTGTTGAAACTGACAATATCATCAACAACCCAAATCCAGCTTGGACAAAACAACCTTCCGAATTATCTGATGAAGATTACAAAAACTTCTACAGAGAATTGTATCCAATGCAATTTGAAGATCCGTTATTCCACATTCACTTAAATGTAGATTATCCGTTTAACTTAACTGGAATTTTATATTTCCCTAAGTTAGGATCTGATATGCAAATTCAGAAAGACAAAATTCAGCTGTATCAAAACCAAGTTTACGTTACTGATAACGTAGAAGGAATTGTTCCTGAATTCTTGACAATGCTAAAAGGTGTTATCGATTCTCCAGATATTCCATTAAACGTTTCTCGTTCTGGTTTACAAGCAGACGGAGCGGTTAAGAAAATATCAAACTATATTACTCGTAAAGTAGCTGATAAATTGAAAGCTTTATTTAACGAAAACCGTGCTGATTTTGAAGCAAAATGGAATGATATTAAAATTGTTCTAGAGTACGGAATGCTTTCTGAAGATAAATTTTACGAAAAAGCAGGTGCATTTGTTTTATACCCAACTGTAGACGATACTTATTTCACTTTAGAAGAATTAAAAGAAAAACTAAAAGAAAACCAAACAGACAAAGACGGTAAATTAGTTGTTCTTTACGCTGGAAATAAAGATGCACAGCACTCTTACATTGAAGCAGCAAAAGATAAAGGATACGAAGTATTGCTTTTAGATTCTCCAATTATCTCACATTTAATTCAGAAAATTGAAAACGATAATAAAGATGTAACTTTTGTGCGTGTTGACTCTGATCATATTGATAATTTGATTAAAAAAGACGAAAACACGATATCAAAATTATCTGAAGATGAAAAGGCAACTTTAAAAACTTCATTAGAAGCTTATATTCCAAAAGCATACAGTGTTCAACTAGAAGCAATGGATTCTCAAGCAGCTCCATTCTTAATCACGCAGCCAGAATTTATGCGTAGAATGAAAGAAATGAGCCAGACAGGTGGAGGCATGTTCGGGATGGGTAATATGCCAGAAATGTACAATTTGGTTGTAAATACAAATTCAGACTTAGCTTCAAGCATCTTAAATACTGAAGATAAAGTACACCAAGAGCATTTAGTAAAACAAGCTTTAGACTTGGCTAAATTATCTCAAAACTTATTAAAAGGTGAAGCTTTAACTGCTTTCGTAAAAAGAAGTTTTGAAATGATCAAATAATCATTCCAAAAGAATATTTTTCAAAATCCTGCAAATTCAGTTTTGCAGGATTTTTTTTGTTCTTAAAACACCCTTCAAAAAAAGGGGAATTCTCCCCTATCCTCAAAATAGTAGTTTGTATAATTTTGAAAACCAACAAATTAAAATCAAAATTCTAGAAATCATGGATAAGAAGAAATTTACAGAAAATGGAACAGTTCTAGCAATTATTAACGATTTAAGAGATAATATTAGAAACAAGAAATTCTCAGATATCACAGACAATAATAATAATCAATATGTCGATCTTGTTCAAGAAGGCGGCGGTGTTCTTGGAATTGCCCTAATTGGCTACGTTTATGTTTTAGAAAAAATGGGGATCCGCTTTCTAAGTCTGGCCGGAACTTCTGCAGGAAGCATCAATACCATGCTAATGGCAGCCGCAGGAACTTGCGATATCGAGAAATCGGAATGGATTCTGGACTGTCTTTGCAATAAAAACTTATATGATTTTGTTGATGGAGATCGCGACGCTCGTCAGTTTATCGATGCATTGCTGAGTGATGCTGGAAATTTAAAATTGATTATGAGAGGCGTTCAGGTTGTAGATAATTTTAAAGATGATTTAGGACTGAATCCAGGAAATAATTTCCACCAATGGATGACTAATTTACTTTCGCAGAAAGGAATAAAAAATTACGGCGATCTAAAAGCTTTAAGAAAAAAAGGTGTTTCAGACAAAAACAAATTATTTAGAATAAACGATCAGGGGCAAAAAGAAGAATATAAACGAGAAGACCATTGGAGCGAAATGGCCATTATTGCAGCAGATATTACAACCGAAAGTAAAATCGTTTTTCCAAAAATGGTCGATTTATTTTACTCTAATCCAGATGTTCAAAATCCAGCCGATTTTGTTAGGGCTTCTATGTCGATTCCATTATTTTTTACCCCCTTCAAAATCAAAAATATTCCTGGTGGAGTAGATTCTTGGAACAGATGGAATGAAGCAACCTGCCTTAGAACCTCAGTCCCATCCGAAGTTATGTTTATGGATGGCGGCATTATCTCCAACTTCCCCATCGATATTTTTCATGAAAATCTAAACGTTCCCGCATCACCTACTTTCGGAATTAAATTAGGTTATGATAAAAACGAAATCAATACAAATGAAAAATTCTCCAATTTAATCAGTTCAATGTTTGATACGGCAAGATATGGTTATGATGCCGAATTTTTAAGAAAAAATCCCGATTTTAAACACTTGATCGGTTATATCGACACCGGAACACACAACTGGCTTAATTTTAATCTGACCGAAGATGCTAAAATTGATTTATTTATCCGCGGAGCACAAAACGCCGCCGATTTTTTAAACCGCTTTAATTGGGAAGAATATAAGAAAATCCGTAAGGCTAAAAGCGATTATTACAAGTCGGTCTAAGATTTTCAACAATAAAACAACATTTTATACGTTGCTCATACTTTTTTCTTCAAAAAGACGTTATAATATCCTGTAATGAATACTTACAGGATTTTTTATTAAGCTTCATTTTTTTTCGCTAAATTTGATTGCCTTTTTATCTAACACCAAACATAAAAAACCATTATGAAAAAAATCACTATATTACTAATAACCATCTGTATAGGTTCTCTTCTCTTTGTTTCCTGCTCAAACGACAGTAACGAAGGAACAGCTTCAGCAGACCTTACAAATATTGGTGCATCGATCGCAATTGACACTTCTAACGAAATGGATCTTAACACTGGTTTAGCTGTTGCAACATCAACCGCTACAGCAAAAACAACAGAAACTGTTGTTGGAATCTGCGCTTCAATTACAATAACAACTCCAAACGGCGGAGAATATCCCAAAGTGATTTTAATAGATTTCGGGACTGGATGCAAAGATGACAACAACCTTACAAGAAAAGGAAAACTTGAAGTAACCCTTACTGGAGCACTTACTACAACTGGAAGCAAAATGACAATTAAAAGAGTAGATTATTCTATTAATAACATCAAATTAGAAGGTACTATTGAACACACAAACACTACTACCGTAACAACAGTACCACAATGGACACGAAAAGTAACAAACGGAAAACTAACGGACTTACAAGGTGGCGTTTATACTAATTCTGGAACTTATACAACAAAACAAACTGCTGGAATTGATACTCCTTACGTATTGTCCGATGATATTTACGAAGTAACCGAAGGCACACACACGGTAACAACATCAAACGGCACAACCCTTACTCTGACAGTTAAAGAACCTCTGATAAAAAAATACTCTTGTACTTTTATCTCTAAAGGTCAGTTAAAAATTCAAGGAGGTATTTTAAACGGCGTAGTGGATTACGGAAACAATGACTGCGACGCCCTTTACACTTATACTCATGAAAACGGTGCTTCATTCAATTTATCAATGTAAAACCTTTTCACACTATATTTTAAAATCCCAATTTAGAAATAGATTGGGATTTATTTTTTTTATAAAAATAAAACTTGCAGCACTTTACATTTAAACTATTTTCTTTATTTTGCACCCAAATCTAATAAACCACCAATGAAAAAAACATTAATTGCTTTTGTTACGCTTGCCCTGCTGGCATCATGCAGCAAAAAAGAAACTACTGGTAATGTACATATTACTGGAAACGTTAAAGGATTAAAAAAAGGAACGTTATATATCCAGAAAATTGTCGACACTGCACTGGTTGCAATTGACAGTATTAAAATAGATGGAAATTCGGCCTTTGAAAGCAATATCACATTAGATTCTCCACAAGTATTATATTTATTCTTAGACCGTGGTGTTACGAATTCGTTAGACAATAACATCTTGTTTTTCGCAGAACCAGGAAATATCAACATCGATACTAATTTAGACCATTACATTTCTGATGCTAAAATTACTGGTTCAAAAAACCAAGAATTATATGAGCAATATGCAAAAATAAACAGCCGTTTTAATGATGAAAATCTTTCTTTGGTAGAACCACGTTTTAGAGCGTTAAAAAGACAAGATCAAAAGGCAGTAGACAGTATTACTAAATTGCAAGAATCTAACATCAAAAGAAGATACTTATATGCAACAAATTTTGCTCTAAACAACAAAGACCATGAAGTTGCTCCCTATATTGCGTTAGCAGAGATCTATGATATTAATTTAAAGTTTTTAGACACAATTCAGAAATCAATGACTCCGAAAGTAGCTCAGTCTTTCTATGGAAAGAAATTAACGAAATATGTTAATGACCTAAAAAAAGAAGAACAAACACAAACACCAAAAGCAGAATAATTCTTTTTTAAGAACTCTATAAAAAAATGCCCTGAAAATTTCAGGGCATTTTTTATTTATAATTATCGCTTTTAATCGACTATCTTGCCATTAAGCCTCCAAGAACTGCAAAGGCAAAGAAAAGCGCGTAAATCGCCAATAAAACCACCATAAGAATTCCAATAAACTTATAATGCGATTTTAAATAACCAAACGAAGATGTTAAAGCTTCTGAATCATTATCTCTAAAAGCTTTTTTCGCGTTTGAACTGAATTTAAACAAATAATAAACGGGAAAAAAGTAAAAAGCTGCCATTAAAAAATAAACAGCCCCCATTGCCGCCCCAAAAGAACCTCCATAAGCTCCCATTCCTGGCATCGTACTTCCCATTGCTGAAAAAATGGCACCTGCAAAAACTGCAATAATAAGTAAAAGTCCGATTCCGATAAAACCAAGAATAGACAAAAAATAAGCCCACTTAGCTGTTTCTTTAATAAAATCTTTTGCTGTGATATCCAGCTGTAATTCAAATTTCTCAAATACAGAAGTTTCTTCCATTAGTCATAGAGTTTATAGGTTATCTAACAAACATAGGAAAAATATTCTTAAATTAAAATCCAAATTAAAAAAATCCAAACTCCAACCCGAAACCTAAAACTTGAGTTTTGCGCAAAAAAAAACCACTCACTAAGTGAATGGTTTTTTTGAGCCGATAGAGGGACTCGAACCCACGACCTGCTGATTACAAATCAGCTGCTCTAGCCAGCTGAGCTACATCGGCCTATTTTGCGAGTGCAAAGATAAAAATGTTTTTTAATATTCCAAAAAAAATTTCACACTGCCCTCTATAATTAAAAAAACCATCACATTTCTGTGATGGTTTCCGTTTGAGCCGATAGAGGGACTCGAACCCACGACCTGCTGATTACAAATCAGCTGCTCTAGCCAGCTGAGCTACATCGGCCTCATTACGGGTGCAAATATAAAGCGGTTTTTCAATTTCCCAAAATAATTTTGCACTTTTTTACACTTTTTTTTGCTTATAGTGCGTTGATTTTTTCAACCAATTGATTAGCAGTTTGTTCTAATTCAATATTGATTTGCTTGAAATGTGCTTTTTTATTTTCAACGTTCTTTGCGTTCACTTTTGTAATCAAAGTATCGAATGCAGCAATAGCTTCATCGATCAAAGCATTCGTTTCTGGAGTTGGATTTCCTGTTGTTGACATCTCGAACAAGTAAACTGCCTCAATAATATCTCCTAATACGAAGTTGATGTCTTTCT
This portion of the Flavobacterium panacagri genome encodes:
- the htpG gene encoding molecular chaperone HtpG: MTTGKINVSVENIFPLIKKFLYSDHEIFLRELISNGTDATLKLKHLISIGEAKVEYGNPIIEVKVDKEGKKIHIIDQGLGMTADEVEKYINQVAFSGAEEFLDKYKDSAKDSGIIGHFGLGFYSAFMVAEKVEIITKSYKDEPAAHWTCDGSPEFTLEPADKTSRGTEIILHIAEDSLEFLEDSKISGLLNKYNKFMPIPIKFGTRTETLPKPEDAPEDYVNETVETDNIINNPNPAWTKQPSELSDEDYKNFYRELYPMQFEDPLFHIHLNVDYPFNLTGILYFPKLGSDMQIQKDKIQLYQNQVYVTDNVEGIVPEFLTMLKGVIDSPDIPLNVSRSGLQADGAVKKISNYITRKVADKLKALFNENRADFEAKWNDIKIVLEYGMLSEDKFYEKAGAFVLYPTVDDTYFTLEELKEKLKENQTDKDGKLVVLYAGNKDAQHSYIEAAKDKGYEVLLLDSPIISHLIQKIENDNKDVTFVRVDSDHIDNLIKKDENTISKLSEDEKATLKTSLEAYIPKAYSVQLEAMDSQAAPFLITQPEFMRRMKEMSQTGGGMFGMGNMPEMYNLVVNTNSDLASSILNTEDKVHQEHLVKQALDLAKLSQNLLKGEALTAFVKRSFEMIK
- a CDS encoding patatin-like phospholipase family protein: MDKKKFTENGTVLAIINDLRDNIRNKKFSDITDNNNNQYVDLVQEGGGVLGIALIGYVYVLEKMGIRFLSLAGTSAGSINTMLMAAAGTCDIEKSEWILDCLCNKNLYDFVDGDRDARQFIDALLSDAGNLKLIMRGVQVVDNFKDDLGLNPGNNFHQWMTNLLSQKGIKNYGDLKALRKKGVSDKNKLFRINDQGQKEEYKREDHWSEMAIIAADITTESKIVFPKMVDLFYSNPDVQNPADFVRASMSIPLFFTPFKIKNIPGGVDSWNRWNEATCLRTSVPSEVMFMDGGIISNFPIDIFHENLNVPASPTFGIKLGYDKNEINTNEKFSNLISSMFDTARYGYDAEFLRKNPDFKHLIGYIDTGTHNWLNFNLTEDAKIDLFIRGAQNAADFLNRFNWEEYKKIRKAKSDYYKSV
- a CDS encoding DUF4369 domain-containing protein; this encodes MKKTLIAFVTLALLASCSKKETTGNVHITGNVKGLKKGTLYIQKIVDTALVAIDSIKIDGNSAFESNITLDSPQVLYLFLDRGVTNSLDNNILFFAEPGNINIDTNLDHYISDAKITGSKNQELYEQYAKINSRFNDENLSLVEPRFRALKRQDQKAVDSITKLQESNIKRRYLYATNFALNNKDHEVAPYIALAEIYDINLKFLDTIQKSMTPKVAQSFYGKKLTKYVNDLKKEEQTQTPKAE
- a CDS encoding DUF5362 family protein, producing the protein MEETSVFEKFELQLDITAKDFIKETAKWAYFLSILGFIGIGLLLIIAVFAGAIFSAMGSTMPGMGAYGGSFGAAMGAVYFLMAAFYFFPVYYLFKFSSNAKKAFRDNDSEALTSSFGYLKSHYKFIGILMVVLLAIYALFFAFAVLGGLMAR